Below is a genomic region from Paenibacillus rhizovicinus.
AAGAAGTCGACGTGCTATCGCTGGACTACGAGCTCGGCTGGGGACAGCCGAACGGATTGGCTGTGGTGCAATATATCGTGGACAGCGGACGTTATCCGCGGACATGTTATTTTCATACGTCGAGTCCTGCCGGCCGCATCAATATGATTCATTTACTGACGCAGCATGCGCCGCCTGAAGTGGTCATCCATCATGGACCGATGAAGACGTAGTAACCTTGGGAGGGGAAAGCATGATTTCATTGCAAGACATTACGTTCCGCCGCGGGGACAGGCAAATCCTTAATGGCGTTAATTTACAGATGAACACAGGCGAGCATTGGGTCATTCTCGGACGTAACGGCTGCGGCAAGACGACATTGCTCGAAATGATGAACGGCTACGAGTTTCCGACGTCCGGCACGGTCGATGTGCTTGGTAACCGCTACGGCGAATGCGACGTGCGCGAAGTACGCAAAGAAATCGGCTATATCAGCCAATCCATCCTGGAGAAGCTGACGCTGCGCGACCCGGTCTGGGAAGTCGTGGCGACGGGGGAATACGCGTTTCTCCGGTTCTATCAGGAGATTGACGAAGCGGTGCGCTTGAAGGCATTGTCCTTTCTGGAAGAAGTGGGATTGCTGCATGTGGCCGAACAGTCGCTGGGATCGTTGTCGCAAGGCGAACGGAAGAAAGTGATGCTCGCCCGCGCGCTGATGCTGAATCCGAAGCTGTTGATCATGGACGAGCCGTGTGCCGGTCTTGATCTCTACGAGCGCGAGAAACTGCTGATTGACCTTGGCCGCCTTAGCGAGCGCGACATGATGGTCGTTTACGTGACGCATCATATGGAAGAAATCATTCCGCTGTTTACGCATGTCGCCTTGGTGCAGAACGGCGAAATCGTAGCGGCAGGACCGAAAAAAGAAGTATTAAGCGCCGAATGGCTGAGCACCGCATACGATTGGCCCGTGGAAGTTCATTGGGCAGACGACCGCCCGTGGATCCGGGCATTATCAGGAGGAAGAACATAAGTGACTGAATGGATTGGAACCGCGAATCACGGCTTTGCCTCGCTTGCGATGGAAGAACTTCGCAGAATGATTCAGGGGATTAAATTTACGCAGCTTATCGCAGGCGAGGTATTTCGCATCGAGGTTCCGTTAAGCCGAGAGGACATGCTCGAACTGATGCAGCGCAATGAGCCGATCTTTCTGCGGCATATACAGCCGATCGAACGGATTTTGCCGATTCATGGCGGGGCCGACGATCTGCAGGAGTTGTCCGATCTTGTTCGAAACGCGCGAAAGCGCTGCGAGGACGGCCTGACCGCTATCCATATCAGACGCGTCGAGGGAACGCTCTTCCCGTATTCCGCCGCAGATACGAAAGCGGTGTTGGATGCCGTCATCATGGAATTGGGCGGGGAAACGGCCATGCAGTCTCCGGATCGGATCCTGTCCATCTTCGCAGGACACAATGAATTGTATGTCGGCTGGGGAACGCCGGCCGAGCAATTGTCGGACTGGCCGGGCGGCGCCGTTCGTTTCCAGCGCGAGGAAGGCCAAATTTCGCGTGCGAAATTCAAGCTGCTGGAAGCGGAACGAGCATTCAAGCTCTATCTGGAGACGTTCCGGGAGGCGCTGGATATCGGGGCTGCCCCGGGCGGTTGGACGCAACTGCTCCTGGAACGCGGTCTGCGCGTGACTTCCGTCGATCCCGCCAATCTGCATCCGAAGCTAGCGGCTTATCCGCGTTTAACGGTATTAAAGAAGAACGCTTCGGACGTTCGATTCCCGCCGAATACGTTCGATCTGCTCGTGTGCGACATGAGCTGGAGCCCGATGCAAATGGCCAAGCTGGTGCTCGAGAAAACCGAGGCGCTGCAGGATGGAGCCGCGGCGATCATAACCGTCAAGCTGATGCATAAGAAGCCGCTGCAGACGATTCGTGACGTGGTCGCGAAGCTGGAGTCGCACTTCGAGCTGATCAAAGCGAAACAATTGTTTCACAACCGCGATGAAATTACGCTATACTTGAAATACAAGAAAGCATAGTTATCGTCTCATACGCAAGTTAGCAAATCAATATATGCCGCGCAGGAAAGCATCCTGGACGGACAGTTCTGGCACGCTGGAACTGTCTTCGTTCGGGGTGCTTTTTGCGTTCTTAGGAGGTTGGATCGAGATGGAACAGAAGGAACGTACGGAACGAATGGAACGCATGATAGGAACGCTCATAGGCGGCCGGTACCGTATTCAGGGATTGATCGGTCATGGCGGCATGGGCGAAGTTTACGCCGCGGAAGATCTGCGGCTGCAAGGCAAAATCCGCGCCCTGAAGGTGAATCGGACATCCGAAAACGACGGATTGTTCAGCGCCGAAGAAGCAGGTCTGCTGATGCAGCTGAATCATCCCCATGTGCCGCTGATCGTGGACTATTACCCGGCCGCGGAGAACGACGGCTATGAAATCATGGTCATGGACTACATCGACGGCATGACGCTTCACGGTTATTTGGAACGACAGGGCGGATTCATCCCTTCGTTGAAAGCAGTCGAAATCGGCCTGCAATTAGCCGAAGCATTGCGATATTTGCACAGCCAGCAGCCCCCTATCATCCACCGGGACTTGAAGCCTACGAATATCATGATCGATCGCAGCGGTTTCGTGCGGTTAATCGACTTTGGGATCGCGCGCCAATTCAAGCCGGGACAAATCAAGGATACGATAACCTTGGGGACGCCCGGATTTGCCGCGCCAGAGCAAGAGGGAGATCGTCAGAGCGATGCGCGCACCGATATTTTCGGCCTTGGCGCGCTGTTGTATTATTTGCTGTCCGGCGGCGGGAAGATCGACAGGAACGCCGGAGCGGGTGGCAGCAGGGGGAATGCGCCGCAATGGCAGCTCAGCGGAATGCCAGCTTTGACGACCATCGTCAGCAGAATGACCGACCCCGTTCCGGCCTGCCGATACGGGTCCATGGAGGAAGTCAGGCAGGCGCTGGGAGAATGTCTGCACGGCAAGGCTGCTCCTGAGAGCGGACGGGGCGGCGTCGGCGCGGGAGCAATTCTTCATACGCAAGCGTTATCGCATCTTCGACGTCAGCGGTCGGTTATGATCGCCTCGTTGTCGCCAGGTGCCGGGGCTACGTTCACGGCGATTACGTT
It encodes:
- a CDS encoding ABC transporter ATP-binding protein, encoding MISLQDITFRRGDRQILNGVNLQMNTGEHWVILGRNGCGKTTLLEMMNGYEFPTSGTVDVLGNRYGECDVREVRKEIGYISQSILEKLTLRDPVWEVVATGEYAFLRFYQEIDEAVRLKALSFLEEVGLLHVAEQSLGSLSQGERKKVMLARALMLNPKLLIMDEPCAGLDLYEREKLLIDLGRLSERDMMVVYVTHHMEEIIPLFTHVALVQNGEIVAAGPKKEVLSAEWLSTAYDWPVEVHWADDRPWIRALSGGRT
- a CDS encoding SAM-dependent methyltransferase codes for the protein MTEWIGTANHGFASLAMEELRRMIQGIKFTQLIAGEVFRIEVPLSREDMLELMQRNEPIFLRHIQPIERILPIHGGADDLQELSDLVRNARKRCEDGLTAIHIRRVEGTLFPYSAADTKAVLDAVIMELGGETAMQSPDRILSIFAGHNELYVGWGTPAEQLSDWPGGAVRFQREEGQISRAKFKLLEAERAFKLYLETFREALDIGAAPGGWTQLLLERGLRVTSVDPANLHPKLAAYPRLTVLKKNASDVRFPPNTFDLLVCDMSWSPMQMAKLVLEKTEALQDGAAAIITVKLMHKKPLQTIRDVVAKLESHFELIKAKQLFHNRDEITLYLKYKKA
- a CDS encoding cyclic-phosphate processing receiver domain-containing protein; the protein is MINVYLDDYRPCPHGFVLAKSAAECILLLEHEEVDVLSLDYELGWGQPNGLAVVQYIVDSGRYPRTCYFHTSSPAGRINMIHLLTQHAPPEVVIHHGPMKT
- a CDS encoding serine/threonine protein kinase, producing the protein MEQKERTERMERMIGTLIGGRYRIQGLIGHGGMGEVYAAEDLRLQGKIRALKVNRTSENDGLFSAEEAGLLMQLNHPHVPLIVDYYPAAENDGYEIMVMDYIDGMTLHGYLERQGGFIPSLKAVEIGLQLAEALRYLHSQQPPIIHRDLKPTNIMIDRSGFVRLIDFGIARQFKPGQIKDTITLGTPGFAAPEQEGDRQSDARTDIFGLGALLYYLLSGGGKIDRNAGAGGSRGNAPQWQLSGMPALTTIVSRMTDPVPACRYGSMEEVRQALGECLHGKAAPESGRGGVGAGAILHTQALSHLRRQRSVMIASLSPGAGATFTAITLAQLLERAEDRSIAAVEHPDLEPEWHALIPMSGNRGDANTKPSADGRYAKMTSRSGRLEWYLLEPSANAASGQAAELQLKHRMMLQTIRASIVVTDVSSKWLSPETGKQLAACDCLLLIADPFPSKWTIERLAAAKRICSEREAEGRPTYWIANKDGKFAARGEWLASMPAKPSCSIPLLPAQEWMDEVWRGGWATSNNSWRSQLERALLPVLNAITSNI